One Deltaproteobacteria bacterium DNA window includes the following coding sequences:
- a CDS encoding multicopper oxidase domain-containing protein: protein MRWTPSRKIGMGVLCVLASALFFAVPAGAEIPGLTGTSFSLVAASDYIQNGDGNNLFFWGYADGNPPSGTVSVQYPGPTLIVNEGDTVTVTLRNWLPDPVSLLFPGMDSVTATPSDNNGIRGIFTWEAPPGGQSTVTYTFVAGRPGTFYYQSGTNMDKQLEMGLFGAIIVRPAVFNPAAPTAYGESSSAYTAGREFLFILSEMDDRYHNQVERGEEIDTTTFFPVYWFINGRNSPDTMGAAGASYLPHQPYNALPMMHPGEKSLIRLISMGRDQHPFHPHSNHTRVIAWDAMPLTSDPADFANVGADLGELAFTVTTVPGRTSDSTFEWTGKALGWDVYGDPNDPLTAHDCAPNAQGFDPVTSEWCADHGKPFPVGIPEQDDLSAGDFFSGSPFLGQLGALPPGFGKFNTNGAFFQIWHSHSEKEMTNNDVFPGGIMTFMVIIPPGVDIP from the coding sequence ATGCGCTGGACGCCAAGCAGGAAAATCGGGATGGGGGTTCTCTGTGTCCTTGCCTCGGCCCTCTTTTTCGCCGTCCCGGCCGGAGCGGAGATCCCGGGATTGACGGGGACCTCCTTCTCACTGGTCGCCGCGAGCGACTACATACAGAACGGCGACGGCAACAACCTGTTCTTCTGGGGCTACGCCGACGGAAACCCGCCCTCGGGGACCGTTTCGGTCCAGTACCCCGGCCCCACCCTGATCGTCAATGAGGGGGACACCGTCACCGTTACGCTCAGGAACTGGCTCCCCGATCCGGTTTCGCTTCTCTTCCCCGGGATGGACAGCGTTACCGCCACGCCCTCGGACAACAACGGTATCCGCGGGATCTTCACCTGGGAGGCGCCGCCGGGAGGACAGAGCACCGTCACCTACACCTTCGTGGCAGGCAGGCCGGGGACCTTCTACTACCAGAGCGGGACGAACATGGACAAGCAGTTAGAAATGGGGCTCTTCGGGGCGATCATCGTCCGGCCGGCGGTCTTCAACCCCGCCGCCCCGACGGCATACGGCGAATCCTCTTCCGCTTACACCGCGGGCCGGGAGTTCCTGTTCATCCTGAGCGAGATGGACGACCGGTACCACAACCAGGTGGAGAGGGGGGAAGAAATCGACACGACCACATTCTTCCCCGTCTACTGGTTCATCAACGGGCGCAACTCGCCCGATACCATGGGGGCGGCGGGCGCGTCCTATCTCCCCCACCAGCCGTATAATGCGCTGCCCATGATGCACCCGGGCGAGAAGTCTCTCATACGCCTCATATCGATGGGAAGGGACCAGCACCCCTTCCACCCGCATTCCAACCATACTCGCGTCATCGCATGGGACGCGATGCCCCTGACCAGCGATCCCGCCGATTTCGCCAACGTGGGCGCCGATCTCGGTGAGTTGGCCTTTACCGTGACGACGGTCCCGGGCCGGACGTCGGACTCGACATTCGAATGGACGGGCAAGGCCCTGGGCTGGGACGTCTACGGCGACCCGAACGATCCCTTGACGGCGCACGACTGCGCGCCGAACGCACAAGGGTTCGATCCGGTCACTTCCGAGTGGTGTGCGGACCACGGCAAGCCGTTTCCGGTCGGGATACCGGAACAGGATGACCTCTCGGCGGGAGATTTCTTCAGCGGCAGCCCGTTCCTGGGTCAGTTGGGCGCACTCCCGCCCGGGTTCGGGAAATTCAACACGAACGGCGCCTTCTTCCAGATCTGGCATTCGCACTCCGAGAAGGAAATGACCAACAACGACGTTTTCCCCGGCGGGATCATGACCTTCATGGTCATCATACCCCCCGGGGTGGACATCCCGTAG
- a CDS encoding multicopper oxidase domain-containing protein yields the protein MKRRRWQVPLGMALVLLLGAMPAHAVVRFQCPANLLTDGAGPGGVRLDPATGFPTGETDDPNVLCIHLTAGDGWVTMADKVKYPNPDPVNLPAGSGGWPQYIFGFASATGIPDNDVMMAGMLADVWSAPTLKVREGQDLYLTLTNVGMILRPDLFDPHSVHYHGFPNAAPIFDGVPDASTVAVPGASFTYFYHQVGPPDGDSAGTYMWHCHVEATEHMQMGMLGNLYVLPAQDGSTVGGCASQKYVFTDGDGSTCYDVDYPLQIVGFDQNFHDKHIAVQPLPFASMKDTYSMFNGRGYPDTTLGRDAIPAPVDRDGVPLNPDPFNPDGKPSQRMSALIEATAGQKVLLRISSLSSTSFHNIEVLGIPMTVVGKDAKILRSSTGTNMFYQTNSVSLGGGQTADAILDTTGIAPGTYFIYARELGHLNNFEERFGGMMTEIRISAP from the coding sequence ATGAAACGGCGGAGATGGCAGGTTCCTCTCGGAATGGCCCTGGTCCTCCTCCTGGGGGCGATGCCGGCGCACGCGGTGGTGCGGTTCCAGTGTCCGGCAAACCTGTTGACGGACGGCGCGGGGCCGGGCGGCGTGCGGCTCGATCCGGCCACCGGGTTCCCGACCGGCGAGACGGACGATCCGAACGTCCTCTGCATCCACCTGACCGCGGGGGATGGGTGGGTCACCATGGCCGACAAGGTCAAGTACCCGAATCCCGACCCGGTCAACCTGCCTGCGGGCTCGGGCGGGTGGCCACAATACATCTTCGGATTTGCCAGCGCGACCGGTATCCCGGACAACGATGTAATGATGGCCGGAATGCTTGCGGACGTCTGGTCGGCGCCCACGCTCAAGGTGAGGGAGGGTCAGGACCTCTACCTGACGCTTACCAACGTCGGCATGATTCTGCGGCCGGACCTGTTCGACCCCCATTCGGTCCATTACCACGGCTTCCCGAACGCGGCCCCGATCTTCGACGGCGTGCCGGACGCATCGACCGTGGCCGTTCCCGGGGCAAGCTTCACCTACTTCTATCACCAGGTGGGTCCGCCTGACGGCGACAGCGCCGGCACGTACATGTGGCACTGCCACGTGGAGGCGACCGAGCACATGCAGATGGGGATGCTCGGAAACCTCTACGTCCTCCCGGCGCAGGACGGCAGCACAGTCGGGGGATGCGCTTCGCAGAAATACGTCTTCACGGATGGCGACGGATCGACGTGCTACGACGTCGATTACCCGCTCCAGATCGTTGGATTCGACCAGAACTTCCACGACAAACACATAGCCGTACAGCCGCTCCCGTTCGCCAGTATGAAGGACACCTACTCTATGTTCAACGGGCGCGGTTACCCGGACACGACGCTTGGCAGGGATGCGATTCCCGCCCCCGTCGACAGGGACGGAGTTCCCCTGAACCCGGACCCGTTCAACCCGGACGGAAAGCCTTCGCAGAGGATGAGCGCGCTGATCGAGGCGACGGCCGGGCAGAAGGTCCTTCTCCGGATCTCGAGCCTCTCTTCGACGTCTTTCCATAACATCGAGGTCCTGGGGATCCCGATGACCGTGGTCGGCAAGGACGCCAAGATCCTTCGGAGTTCCACGGGGACGAACATGTTCTATCAGACGAACTCGGTGAGCCTCGGAGGCGGGCAGACGGCCGACGCCATCCTGGACACGACGGGCATCGCTCCGGGCACCTACTTCATCTACGCACGTGAACTTGGCCACCTGAACAATTTCGAGGAGCGGTTCGGCGGAATGATGACCGAGATCCGCATATCCGCTCCATGA